Proteins from a single region of Corylus avellana chromosome ca11, CavTom2PMs-1.0:
- the LOC132165094 gene encoding putative leucine-rich repeat receptor-like serine/threonine-protein kinase At2g19230, giving the protein MDLKAWLFFVSAIAILGHSKLAAAQNHHARRELAADIPGFISIDCGSDEDYLNEATGISYKSDKEMIDTGIAMTVFSDFGNIERRLLRSLRSFPNGTRNCYTLRPEQSKYNNYLVRATFGYGNYDGKNMTPTFDLYLGPNRWDTVNPETPVYYEIIYAPSTDYIDVCLVDTGHGVPFISTLELRRLDNSIYQIDEDVALSVHRYSIGMKTTELRIRYPDDVYDRYWNPFPYDNPWNPIATNSAIYTKGNDNPYKVPAKVLQTAATTMNASIPLSYYWSPPDSLSKYSFNFHFAEIEKLGAGQQREMTIDLNGDRKLAESVKLDYLKPLTLVQGDPPINGSLVQFSIIATEGTKFPPILNALEVFVLRELPNKPTAVGDVEAIMEIKELYSVTRNWQGDPCVPSNFSWDGLNCSNDNPPRIISLNLSSSKLAGEIAASFSNLKALQSLDLSYNDLTGPFPDVLAQLPYLNTLDLSGNKLTGSVPEALVQRSMDGKFALRVGDNPDLCLQLAPCKRKKKNKLVIPIVASSIIAVLVLLSTFAALAIYRRKRKRVAKSNIKSQSRRYSYSEVVSITNNFKTIIGRGGFGSVYLGTLKDDTQVAVKLLSPSSNQGYKEFQAEAQLLIVVHHRNLVSLVGYCDEGDQKKALIYEYMSNGNLQQQLSVTNTCVLKWNERLHIAVDAAHGLEYLHNGCKPPIIHRDLKTSNILLNEHMQAKIADFGLSRAFVNENDSHVSTRPAGTLGYLDPGFQASRIFNKKSDVYSFGIILFELITGQPAIVRGPVKNIHISEWINPLIERGDIQNIVDPRLEGAFNTNSAWKAVEIAMSCIAPVAIERPDMSNVLAELKECLAQERSQMIATKGLSKRTPSELESEFAPHAR; this is encoded by the exons ATGGATTTGAAAGCGTGGCTCTTCTTTGTTTCTGCGATTGCAATTCTTGGCCACTCAAAACTAGCTGCAGCACAAAATCACCATGCTCGAAGAGAACTTGCTGCTGACATTCCAG GTTTCATTAGCATTGACTGTGGAAGCGATGAAGATTACCTTAACGAGGCAACTGGGATTTCTTACAAGTCAGATAAGGAAATGATAGATACTGGAATAGCTATGACAGTGTTCAGTGACTTTGGTAATATTGAACGGAGGTTGCTAAGGAGCTTGAGAAGTTTTCCTAACGGAACAAGGAATTGTTACACCCTAAGACCGGAGCAAagcaaatataataattatttggtGAGAGCCACATTCGGGTATGGGAACTATGATGGCAAAAACATGACCCCAACATTTGACCTATATCTCGGCCCTAATCGGTGGGACACAGTGAATCCAGAAACTCCAGTTTATTATGAGATTATTTATGCTCCCTCAACGGATTACATAGATGTGTGTCTCGTGGACACCGGCCATGGCGTACCCTTCATTTCAACATTGGAACTACGTCGTTTGGACAATTCAATTTATCAAATTGATGAGGACGTGGCACTTTCTGTCCACCGATATAGCATCGGCATGAAAACAACTGAATTAAGAATCAg GTATCCAGACGATGTCTATGATCGCTATTGGAACCCTTTCCCATATGATAACCCTTGGAATCCAATAGCCACCAATTCGGCAATTTACACCAAAGGCAATGATAACCCATATAAAGTACCGGCCAAGGTGTTGCAGACTGCTGCCACAACAATGAATGCTAGCATTCCCTTGAGCTATTACTGGTCTCCCCCAGATTCTCTttctaaatattcttttaacttTCACTTTGCTGAGATTGAGAAGCTTGGAGCCGGGCAGCAGAGGGAAATGACCATCGATTTGAATGGTGACCGCAAACTCGCAGAATCTGTTAAGCTTGATTATCTAAAACCACTCACCTTAGTCCAAGGTGATCCCCCAATTAATGGAAGCCTGGTTCAATTTTCAATAATTGCAACAGAGGGAACTAAGTTTCCTCCGATCCTCAACGCCCTTGAGGTTTTTGTGTTAAGAGAGCTCCCAAATAAACCAACGGCCGTAGGTGATG TTGAAGCTATCATGGAAATCAAGGAATTGTACAGCGTGACTAGAAACTGGCAAGGCGATCCATGTGTCCCAAGTAACTTCTCATGGGATGGTTTGAATTGCAGTAATGACAATCCTCCAAGGATCATCTCATT AAACTTGAGCTCAAGCAAATTGGCAGGGGAGATTGCAGCTTCATTCTCCAATCTCAAAGCATTGCAATCCTT GGATTTGTCATATAATGATTTAACAGGGCCATTTCCAGATGTTTTAGCGCAACTGCCGTATTTGAACACCCT TGATTTAAGTGGTAACAAGCTCACAGGTTCAGTTCCTGAGGCTCTTGTGCAAAGGTCTATGGATGGAAAATTTGCACTGAG AGTCGGCGACAATCCAGATCTTTGTCTGCAGTTAGCTCCAtgcaagagaaagaagaaaaataagttgGTTATTCCTATTGTTGCATCGTCTATTATAGCAGTCCTAGTCCTTCTGTCCACCTTTGCTGCTTTGGCTATAtatagaaggaaaagaaaaagag TTGCCAAATCGAACATCAAATCACAGAGTCGACGGTATAGCTACTCTGAAGTTGTGAGTATAACTAATAACTTCAAAACCATCATTGGAAGAGGAGGATTTGGAAGCGTGTACCTTGGCACACTGAAAGATGATACTCAAGTTGCTGTTAAGTTGCTCTCTCCTTCATCAAACCAAGGCTATAAAGAATTTCAAGCAGAG GCACAACTCTTAATAGTAGTTCATCATAGAAACTTGGTTTCTCTTGTTGGATACTGTGATGAGGGTGATCAAAAAAAGGCACTCATATATGAGTACATGTCTAATGGCAATCTACAACAGCAATTATCAG ttACCAACACATGCGTCTTAAAATGGAATGAGAGACTTCATATTGCAGTGGATGCAGCACATG GATTGGAGTATCTACATAATGGTTGTAAGCCACCTATAATCCATAGAGATTTGAAAACTTCCAACATTTTATTAAATGAACACATGCAAGCCAAGATAGCTGATTTTGGGCTATCTAGAGCCTTTGTGAATGAAAATGACTCTCATGTGTCAACTCGTCCAGCTGGCACATTAGGGTACCTCGATCCTGG ATTTCAAGCATCTAGAATCTTCAATAAGAAAAGTGATGTCTATAGCTTTGGGATAATTTTGTTTGAGCTGATCACTGGCCAACCTGCAATAGTAAGAGGCCCTGTGAAAAACATTCACATATCTGAATGGATTAATCCTTTGATTGAACGGGGGGATATTCAGAACATTGTCGATCCAAGGTTAGAAGGAGCATTCAACACCAATTCAGCTTGGAAAGCTGTGGAGATAGCCATGTCATGCATAGCACCAGTTGCAATCGAAAGGCCAGACATGAGCAATGTATTGGCAGAACTAAAGGAATGTTTGGCTCAGGAAAGAAGTCAAATGATTGCAACTAAAGGCTTATCGAAAAGAACCCCTTCAGAGCTTGAATCTGAATTTGCTCCCCATGCTAGATAG
- the LOC132166678 gene encoding uncharacterized protein LOC132166678: MSNRQGPPKHQNSFAWKPNAGVKINETEVGGKLRPYSEITGVCPRCKEQIDWKRRYGKYKRLTEPAKCQRCSKRVVRQAYHNLCTGCAKEQGVCAKCCSRVDRIVGRDSSEVEAEQKLLEEAVKNARERDRRSLLRAMNKGKSKSSEKTPTDKEDKVGELFPAASLEEYAKQSRNDNGDDDDDDEDLILSRGI; encoded by the exons ATGAGCAACAGGCAAGGCCCACCCAAGCACCAAAACAGTTTTGCTTGGAAACCAAACGCCGGCGTCAAGATCAACGAAACG GAAGTTGGGGGAAAGCTCAGGCCGTACTCCGAGATTACGGGGGTGTGCCCCCGTTGTAAAGAACAGATCGACTGGAAACGCCGTTATGGAAAGTACAAGCGCCTTACTGAGCCAGccaaatg TCAGCGATGTTCGAAACGCGTCGTTCGTCAGGCGTACCATAATCTCTGTACCG GTTGTGCTAAGGAGCAGGGTGTATGCGCCAAGTGTTGTTCCCGTGTGGATCGTATAGTCGGAAG AGATTCTTCGGAAGTAGAGGCTGAGCAAAAGTTGCTTGAGGAG GCAGTTAAGAATGCTCGAGAAAGGGACCGAAGGTCTCTGCTACGTGCA ATGAACAAAGGTAAATCTAAAAGTTCGGAGAAAACACCAACCGACAAAGAAGACAAGGTTGGGGAGTTATTTCCCGCTGCATCACTTGAGGAATATGCTAAGCAAAGCAGGAATGATAATGGTGATGACGACGATGATGATGAGGACCTAATTTTGAGTCGAGGGATATGA